TGCTGGTAGCTCTATACTTGGTGACGTGGTTAATGGTAGTGATTTGATAGTCATTGCCGTACCGGTACAGGCGGTACAAGCGGTATTTGTTGATATTAAAAACGCAATGGATAGGGGTCAGCTCGCCACAGATTGCATCATCACCGATGTTTGCAGTACCAAAGTCAATATCATTGAGGCGGCTAAAACTGTATTTACAATACTGCCTACAGGTCTTGTGCCTGCGCATCCGATTGCTGGTGCCGAAAATTCAGGGTATCATGCTCGCCGCGCCACACTATTCATTAACCATAGCGTCATTATTTGCGAGCTACCAACGACGAGTCCTGTCGCAGTTATTAAACTTCGTCAGTTATGGGAAGCAGTAGGCGCCACGGTCATGGCAATGGCAGCTGACCATCATGATGCGATATTGGCTCATACCAGTCATTTGCCGCATTTGCTAGCGTTTAACCTTGTTGAGCAGTTGGCAAGTCATGATGATAATTTAGATATGTTTCGCTATGCAGCAGGTGGCTTTCGCGACTTTACCCGTATTGCCGCCAGCGATCCTAAAATGTGGCATGATATATTTTTTGCCAATCAAAGCGCGATTGTTAGCGCCCTTGATGAGTACAGCGTCTATCTACAGGACATACGCCAACTTATCATTGATAAAGATTCAACCGCCCTGATGGGACTTTTGGGCCGCGCGCAAGCCGCACGGCGACATTTTGGCCATATGTTAGCCAGCACCCCTTATACGGATACCTCTGCTATGTCAGCTTCTTACCTTATCTCTCCTAGTAACACCGTCACAGGCACTATTGCTATTCCTGGTGACAAGTCTATCTCCCATCGCAGTATTATGCTTGGTAGCCTTGCAACAGGGGTGACCAACGTTACTGGGTTCTTGGAAGGGGAAGATGCGCTCGCGACCTTACAGGCATTCCGTGATATGGGCGTAAGCATTGAAGGACCTGATAAAGGTAAATTGACTATTCATGGCGTTGGTATGAATGGCTTGAAACCAAGCAAGACCCCACTCTATATGGGCAACTCAGGCACCAGTATGCGCCTGTTGTCTGGTATTTTAGCCGCGCAAGCGTTTGATAGTGTGTTAATCGGCGATACTAGTTTAAATAAGCGCCCAATGGAGCGTGTCGCAGCACCACTTAGAGAGATGGGTGCAGTTATTCAAAGTACCGGCCATAGTGGCACAGCGCCGTTAAGTATCACTGGGCGTGATAATGTCGGTAAGCCGCTTCAAGGTATTGAATATGATATGCCAGTCGCGTCTGCACAGGTAAAGTCTTGCTTATTATTAGCAGGATTGTGGAGCGAGGGTACAACGACCGTCACTCAACCTGAAGTTAGCCGCGACCATACCGAGCGTATGCTGTCAGCCTTTGGTTATCCAGTAAACGTAGACGGTAACCGTATTAGCGTCGAAGGCGGTGGTACGCTCACAGGCGGTGATATTGCTGTCCCTGCTGATATCTCATCTGCGGCCTTTTTTATGGTAGCTGCTGCTATCAGTCAAGATAGCGAATTGACCTTAACGCAAGTTGGTATTAATCCTACGCGTACGGGTATTATCGATATCTTAAAGCTTATGCAAGCTAATATTAGCTTGAGTAATGAAACTCACGTTGGTGGCGAACCGGTGGCCGATATCACTATTCGTAGTTCAAACCTAGTGGGTATTGAAATTCCAGAGTATCTCGTGCCACTAGCGATTGACGAATTCCCAGTATTGTTTATTGCTGCCAGCTGTGCGCAAGGTCGTACGGTGTTAACTGGTGCGAAAGAATTACGCGTTAAAGAGTCTGATCGTATTGCAGTAATGGCAGAAGGGCTACAAACCCTTGGTGTTGATTGTACTGTCACTGAGGATGGGCTAATCATCGAAGGGCAAGGTATTCAAAGTCAAAATGGTGAAGTGAATAACAACCAACCTGTATTTGGTGGCGGGCATATCACCTCGCATCATGATCATCGTATTGCGATGAGCTTTGCCGTTGCTAGTCTACGTGCATCTCAGCAAATTACCATCGAAGGGGTCGAGACGGTCAATACCAGTTTCCCAGGATTTGCTGAGCTTGCCAATCAAATCGGTATGTCTATTCAAGTCGATCATGGCGATGCGTAACCATATCCAAAGTTAAGGTTTTATTTTGCTATTATCAAAAGTACTTAGACATTAATTAGATGTAGCAAAATATTAAACCTACTAAGAACAAACCTAAATGAGGGTTAATTTAAGATATTTTTAACCCTTGTAAGTTATTTTAATAATGCGGTTGTCGTTAGCAATGTGTTGATACCTAGATGGGTATTAACGCATTGCTTTTTACTTTCTATCCTATATGTAGTAACCCTGCGTTCTTACCAATAAGTTTTTATTGTCTATAAAAGCTAGGTGAGGTCGCGCTTTGCTCTAATAAGTTGTCTTACCTTATGACTACCCAAAATGAAGTCAAAAAACCAGTAGTCCCTATTAAAACTACGAGAAGTGGTATCGTTACTGCGCTGATCGCTTTTTGTATATGGGGTGCATTTCCTTTATATTTCAAACAATTAGTGGCTTATGATGCGACAGAAATTATCGGTCACCGCATTATTTGGACGTTTGCTTGTTTGTTAATCGTCGTGGTCGTGACCAAGCGCTGGCAGTGGATAGGTATCTTAAAGCAAAACCCAAAGTGGATAGCATTAACCTTTTTGTCAGGTATTATTATTGCGACCAACTGGCTTACTTACGTATGGGCAGTCAATCATGACCAGATACTTGAGGCAAGTTTAGGATATTTTATTGGCCCGCTAGTTGGCGTTGCGTTGTCGATGATTCTGTTCAAAGAGCGCCTGCGTACTTTACAATGGGTAGCGATTGGTTTTGCGCTGTTGTCTGTGGTTATTCAAGTGGTCATGCTCGGTAACTTGCCATGGCTATCACTCATTCTTGCATTTAGTTTCAGTACTTATGGCACTATTCAGCGCCAAACACCGCTAACTCCTGTTGATGCAATGTTCGTTGAGACCACGATGCTCGTACCCATCTTTGTTTGGTGGTTTTGGCAATCTGATGTGGTCAGTAGCCAGCTGAGTTTTTGGTTTACCCCAAGTATTTGGTTGCTCATGATCGCAGGTCCAATTACTTTGATACCGCTATTGCTATTTAATAGATCAACTAAGCTAGTTGCTTATAGTATTTTAAGTTTTATGACTTATTTAACGCCAACTTTTATTTTCCTCCTAGCTGTGTTCTATTATAAAGAGCCCTTTGATTTACAGCGTTTAGCAGTATTTGGCTTGATTTGGCTGGGTCTGTTATTATTCAGCATTGACTTATGGCGTCATCGCCCTAGTAAAGCGCTAAAAGCAGCACGTTTGCGTGAAGAGGCTTTGCAGCAAGTTAAATAAAAACTTGAGTGCAAAATTAGAATTAGAAACCTGAACTAAAAAACTAGCAAGCAAGGATGAAAGCATGTTTCATACCGAATCTGATGTGGTATTTGTAAAAGGCCTAAAAGTAGAAGCAGTAATCGGTGTCTACGCGTGGGAGCGCGCTATTACGCAACCGCTACTAATTGATATAGCGCTTGAGACCGATATCAGTCGTGCTGCTGCTTCAGACGATGTCAATGATGCGCTGAATTACAAAGCGGTCTGCGATGACGTTAGCGAATGGTGTCAAGCTATTAAGGCGCAGTTGCTTGAGCATCTTGCTGGGCAAATTGCTGATAAGCTACTGGCAAAATACAACTGTCATAAAATAACCTTAAGTATTGCTAAGCCAACTGCTATTAAGCAGGCTGATGCGGTTGGGGTGCAAATTACTCGTTATGCAAATACGATTGAAGACCAGCCGATTAAAGAAAAGGCTAATGATGCATAAAGCACTCACTGGTTTGAATCTTGAAACACTAAAAAAGCGCCCGCCTGAACAGTTGCAAGCACAGTCTGTGACGGCGGTGCTATTGGCTTTGGGTAGTAATTATAAAGCGGAGTACTATCTGCCACGTGTACGTCAAAGTCTAGCGGCGCTAGGCGACATACAGTTGTCTACTGCGTTTCAAAACCCTGACTTTACATCGACCAAAGAGCAACCCAAACCCGACTATACCAATCAATGTGTTTATCTTGCGCTCAAATCTGAAATGACTTTACAACAGCTGCAGCAGGTTTTTAAGCAGTTTGAATGTGACTGTGATAGACAGCGTTTGACTGAGCCAACAGCACTCAATCAGATAAAACAAGTCAGCATGGATATCGATATTCTGCTGATAAAAACGGTTCTTAATGAAAATAGCCTAAGCAATAAAACAACATCTGAATGGCCAGAGCAGTGGATAGTAATGGCAGATCGATATCCATTTAAGGCACATGAAAGAGCAGGGGTTGAAGAGTTGATTCTGAATGGATTTTTAAAAGGTTAAAAGCTGCTGAGATGCTGTTTAAAGCAAGGAAGGATTTATCGAAGGATGACGTTTTTCTTAAAACATCTCAAAATAAAAGCTGGGCAAAATGCCCAGCCTACAAAATTAAAGTGGTTTAGCTCTCAAAACCTACTGCGCCGTCAAACCACCATCAACGATAAATTCTGAGCCGGTTGAATAACTAGAGTCGTCAGACGCTAAGAACAGTACCATGCCGCTGACTTCTTCTGGCTGAGCAACACGTCTCATCGGAATGGTTTTGGCAAAAGCGTCTACGGCGTCTTTGGTATCGCCTTGCATAATCATCGGTGTGGCAATAACGCCTGCGTGAATGGAGTTAACGCGAATGCCGTGAGGTGCGCACTCTAATGCTGCCGCTTTGGTCATACCACGTACCGCAAATTTAGAATCAGTATAACCAATAGCGCCACCAACCAAACCGTTAATCGATGAGATATTAATAATAGAGCCTTGCTTGGCATCTTTCATCGTTGGAATGACTGCTTTCATGCCTAAAAAGACCGATACTTGGTTGATTTCTAGAATCTTACGATAGTCGTCTAAAGAAGTATCCAAGATAGATTTGTGAGTGGTGATACCCGCATTATTTACTAAGACATCAATCTTGCCGAACTTATCTTGAGTCGCATTAACGACCTGTGCCCAATCCTCTCCATTAGTGACATCATGTTTGATGAATAGCGCATTATCCCCAAGCTCTTTTTCCAATGCTTCACCTTTTTCGACATTAATGTCCGTTAATACAACCTTAGCACCTTCTTCCATACACAAACGCGCATGAGTCTCGCCCATACCTTGAGCAGCACCAGTGATGATGATAACTTTATCTTGTAAACGAGCCATTATGTCTCCTAATTGGTTAAATAAAAGTCAGTGAAGTAGTCAGCAAGTATAAAACATAGTGATTTAATCTTCGTTAGTAAACCTTAAAGAGTTGTCTCAAATAAGTAAAATTATTAAATTTTTTTGAAAGGTTTGAAAGGTTTGAAAGGTTTGAAAGGTTTGAAAGGTTTGAAAGGTTTGAAAGGTTTGAAAGGTTTGAAATTGAGGGTTGGCAGTAACAGTATAAATAATAGATGTAAAGATTGTTAGCACTACATCTGCGTTAAGCGGATTTTTCTGCAGCTATAGCTTGATAGGGAAGCGTGAATACCTTGTCAAAAAGTAAAGTGAAAACAAAGGTATATACTAAGAAGGACATGGTAAGAGAAATTTCCATAGTAAGAGCAGTCCATATGCCAACGCCATACCAAAACATATAAAGCGGTAAACAAACTAAAGTAAGCCCACCTTCAAAGAATATCGCATGGACACTACGTATCTTAAAAGTACGAGCTTTGATTTTATTGCGTCGTTCCCAATATTCAAAGAGAGTGTTGTAAATGAAATTCCAAACAACAGCGGTAATGGCTATGATAACAGCGAGTATTAATGACTGCTTTGTATCACTACCGCTTAATACGACTAAGATAAATGTTGTCAACATGACAGCAAATATCTCAAAAAGTGTGACATACAGCACACGGCGTTTGATAGGACCTAATGTAATCAATTCAAACTCCAGTGTTCTTTTTTAAGCTTTGAGGTTTGATAGAAGGCTATCAACTACTGTTGCTTATCTCCTGCCTCATCCACGTCTTCTCTATCAATGACATCTAGATCTTCTAGACATAGTTTGTCATATTCTTTTTGACAGAAATCAGGATCAATTTTGCACATCGCTTCTTGCAGCTGATCTAAACGTCTTTCCGACTGCTGGATATGATCGAGCATTTTAGCGAAAGCTTCAGCGACTGGATCTTGTGAGGAAGGGTCAATACCATAAGCTTGGAAGGCAGTTGCGCGCGCTGTACTTTGCGTAGTGGTTTTAGGTTGAGCTGCTTGTGCCGCTTTTTCCTGCTGTTTTGCATCGTCTACTTTGGTGGTGATTGGATTGCCTTTTTCATCATGATGTTCTGAAATCATGCGAGCTGCGCTACCGACCATTGTTGCCCCTGCTGGAACTGCCTTGACTACCACTGCATTAGAGCCAATTTTGGCATTTTTGCCAACCGTGAATGGTCCCAAAACTTTTGCTCCAGCACCAACAATGACACCATCTTCTAAGGTTGGGTGGCGCTTACCATTATTCCATGATACGCCGCCAAGGGTGACGCCATGATATAAAGTGACATCATTGCCAATCTCAGCAGTCTCACCGATGACGACACCGACACCATGGTCAATAAAGAAACGTTTACCAATTTTGGCAGCAGGATGAATCTCAATACCGGTAATAATACGAGAGCCATAAGATATCACTCGAGCAGCAAGTTTCTGCTCGTTTTGCCATAGACAATGCGCACCGCGATGCAAAATAAGCGCATGAATGCCAGGGTAGGTTAAGATAACTTCCAGACTGTTGCGAGCAGCAGGGTCACGATTGAACACCGCATCAATATCTTCTTTTAGGTCTTGTTTGATGCTGGCGAGCGATTTGAATAAGGCGGTTGGCAATGACATAAATCATCCTATCGTATTTTTTTTGATTACAATCTCTTTAGTTATAGCATTTTCGCAGCACAAAACATAGCGATGAGTCGTAAGTAAAAACAGATTGCGCTTAAACAAAATATAAACCAGTGGGGCTTTATTTACAGGCAATCTTTTATCATTCAGCTGCCACTGGTGACGTATTTTAACAGCTCGACAACTTGCTCAGGCGTTTGCGCCCATGCCATGGCCGCTGCATCAACCTCTTTTAATGGGTGAATAATATCTTCAGCGTGCAATGTAATATAAGGCTTGCCTAGTGCGGCACAGTAGCCAGCATCGAATGCTGCGTTCCACTGCTTATATTTATCGCCAAAGCGAATGATAGCAATGTCGCATTTTTGGATCATGTTTTTGGTGCGAATAGCATTAACCTTTGATGACTTATGATCGCGCCAAAATCCATTCTCCTCTCTACCAAGCACATCACCGGCGGCGTCACTGGCTTCGTGCTCAGTCACTGCTGATGTAAAGGTAATAGCAAGACCATGGTCTTTCACGCCTTGCATGATTTTCTGTCGCCAGTCGGTGTGTATTTCTCCGGACAAATAAACATTCCAATTCATTATTGATTCCTCTTTATTATTAATCCATATGACTTGCAAAAAAGTACTACTGCTGCTAATTCCGAAAAACTCAATGCCCCAAACTTTGCGCCTTAGAAGATTTAGTCTTTTGCAAGTTTGGCAATTAACGCGCTTAGTAGTTGATATTCTTTTTGATCGAGCTGGATACGTGAGCCAAGTCGAGACAAGCGCGAGGGCAATGATTTTAAGTTTTCACTGTCAGCCAATTTGCGTTGAACCATTAGTGCGGTGGTACGCTCAGTAAGCTGCTGCAATTGCTGCTGGGTAATCGCTGGCTCATCCCATTGCTGGCGCGTATAAGTATTGAGCATAGGTTGTCCTATCGTTTCTAGACTATCAGTCACATCTAATTTATCATAATCGGCTTCGCTATCAGTTTTAATATGTGTTTGTGCATAAGCAAAGATAAAGCTGGCAATCACTTGGACAGCTGATGCCACATTAAGTACTGGATAAGCAGGATTGGCGTCAATCTGAACATGGTAATCTGCATAAGCCAATTCTTCGTTGGTTAGACCGCGATCTTCACGACCAAACAAAATAGCGATGTTAGGTTTATCAGTAGAAAAAGTGGACTGCCTATCAATAAAATCGAACATAATTTTGGCGGCTTGCGTGGGCGTTACTACAGGGCGCGGCAAATGACGACTGCGACTACTGGCGGCAAAGACCAGCTGACAATCTGCTATCGCAGACTCTAGTGTTGGCGCTATCAAAGCTGATGATAGCAGCTCACTACCGCCTGCTGCATGAGAGACGCTGGTTTCATCAATCGGTAGCTTAGGATCAACGACTGTCAAACGAGATAATCCCATGGTATGCATCGCGCGTGCGGCTGAACCAATATTAGCAGGCAAGGTGGTATTGACCATGACGACTTGTAAGCAAGACAGGTAATCAGTAACAGTAGATATTGATGGGGTAGGCGATGCTGGTAAGGAAGAAGTGCTCATTAGTAACTCATTCTTTTATTAATCTCTTGTTCAGCGTACTGCAATGCCAATGATATGTTTTCTATAAGAGCTGCTTGCTGGTTAATCTTTCGCTCGCGGCAGTATTCTTGCAACTGATCACTGAGCGCTACCAATTGAGTCGCACCTATATTCGCACTAGCACCTTTAAGAGCATGAGCGGCTTCAAAACCGTTAGCATTATCATCGGCTGCTTGTGTCGCACGTAGGGTTACAATACGCTGCTGACTGTCAGTAATATAAGTCTGTATTAACTCTGCAAAATCTTCTTCAAACAGATCACGCATATCTTCAAATTGCTCATGATTAATAATGTCATTGTCTAAACTATTATCTAAGTCATTGTTCATAATATTGTTTTTAACATCAGCTCCGGTCATAATTCCATATCCAGTAAGGTCAGAGTGGGGGTTTTAATTTGTTATATTTATAGTACTAACTATAATGAAAATATATATTTTCTTCGTTAATCATGCTTTTTAGCTGCTGTAAATTATCATCGTTAGGATAGACACGCCAATGCTCCGATAGCCCCACATTAGCAATGCCATATTCTTCGTAAATACTCAGTCCAAGCGGTAGACAGTTATCATTGATTGAGGCATCGGTATTACTCAGAGCATTATTAACATAGCTGCTGCCATTATTAAGCACATCCTGATTCATATCATTCTCTAGCGCCAATAAGTCATTGCCGTCTTCATCGTACAAACTGCCACCCATTGCAGGGTCGTAAACGGCACTGTTACTATTGCCGTCTTGTTCGTCCTGATCATTGTTATAAGCTAAGCGTGGCGCAGGTATGATACCCGCTTGCGCCGATTTAAGAAGTGGTTGCAAGCGTGTCAGCAGATTAATATCACTGCCGTGGACTTTGATACTGATTTTTTTCAGCCAACGCAAGCGCGCATCAACCATACTCATTGCATTATCAAGGCGGGCAAATAGACGACCATCGCGCTCACGAATGCTGCCTTTGATGATGACCACTTCATCCACCTTTAACTGTTCTTTGACGCGGTTAAAACGTTCAGCATAGCAGCTAACTTCCAGTCTTGAGGTTCCGTCATCTAAGATAATCACATTACGATTACCAAAATTGGCGATATCAATAATTAATCCGGCAAAATAGCAACTGCCGTTATAGCCAGTGTCCGTTAGCTTATCGAGACGTGCGCCTGAGGTATAGCGTTTGATCTCATCTAAGTATTCATTGATTGGATGGCCAGTTAAATACAGTCCTAAGGTGTTTTTCTCCGCTTTTAAACGGTGCTTATCACCCCAAATTAATTCTGGGGTCATGACCAATGGCGGTGCAGCAACCACACCATCCATTTCACCAAATAAGTCCATCATACCAATCTCGCGGTTCTGACGGTCTTGTTCAGCGGCTTGTACGGCGCTTGGTAATTGACTCATTAACGCACCGCGAATCTCGTAAGCTTCATCGGCTGGCAAGTCAGGACGTAGGGTAGCCGCAAAATCATCAAAGCAGCCGGCACTGACTAATGCTTCAAGGGTACGTTTATTAACTTTTTTGATATCGACGCGACGGCAGAAGTCATATAAATCTTTAAACGGACCTTCACGGCGACGCGCATCAACGATAGACTCAACTGCACCTTCACCAACGCCTTTAATCGCACCCAAGCCATAAATGATATTGGTCGGGGTATCGGCGACGAAATGCCACTCACTGCGGTTCACCGATGGATTGACCACGGTTAACTCAAAGTTTTCACGGCAATCATTAATAAAGAACACGACGTTGTCGGTGTTGTTCATATCGGAAGTTAGTACTGCTGCCATAAACTCAGCAGGGTAGTACTGTTTTAGATAAGCGGTTTGATAAGCTAATACCCCATATGCGGCAGAATGCGAGCGGTTAAAACCGTAACCAGCGAATTTCTCCATCAGATCAAAGACGCCACCCGAGGTAACTTCATCGATACCTTGCGCCGTGGCGCCAGTGACAAAAATATCGCGCTGTTTAGCCATCTCTTCAGGTTTCTTTTTACCCATCGCACGGCGTAACATATCCGCACCGCCCAAGCTATAGCCTGCCATCACCTGCGAGATTTGCATCACCTGTTCTTGATAGACAATAACGCCGTTGGTGTTTTCTAAAATCGGTTCCAGATTAGGATGGTCGTAGATGACTTCCTCACGACCATGCTTACGGTCGATATACATCTCTACCATGCCAGCATCGAGCGGACCCGGACGATAGAGCGCACACATGGCGATGACGTCTTCAATGTTGGTCGGTTGTAATTTCGCCAGATACTTTTTCATACCCATACTTTCAAGCTGAAAGACGGCAGTAGTCTTAGCATCTTGCAAGAGCTTGTAGGCTTTTTTGTCATCTAATGGCAAGTCTTCTAACACCAACGCTTCTTTGCCTTCTTTAGCACGGCGCAAGTTGATGTTTTCTACCGCAGCATTAATGACGGTTAAGTTACGTAGACCCAAAAAGTCAAACTTCACCAGACCAACCGCTTCGACATCATCTTTATCAAACTGACTGACACGGTGACCATCGTCATCACAATAAATGGCGCTAAAATCGGTAATTTTATGCGGGGCAATTAGGACGCCACCGGCATGTTTACCGACGTTTCGGCAGACACCTTCAAGCTTAATTGCCATCTCCCAAATCTCAATGGCATCTTCATAATCCATATTGTCAGGGTTGGAGATTAAGTCTTTAAGCTGCGGCTCTTGCTCGAGCGCTTGGCTGAGCGTGATACCGGGGGTTTTTGGAATCAATTTAGATAGTTTGCTGGCAAGAAAGTAAGACTTACTTTGTACCCGCGCCACATCTCGTACCACCGCTTTTGCCGCCATGGTACCAAAGGTGATAATCTGCGAGACCGCTTCACGACCATAAGTTTGCGCAACATAATCAATAACGCGGTCACGACCTTCAATACAAAAGTCAATATCGAAATCGGGCATTGAGACACGTTCAGGGTTCAAGAAGCGCTCGAATAATAGATCGTAATGGATAGGGTCGAGGTCGGTAATGTTTAACGCATAGGCGACTAACGAACCAGCACCAGAACCACGACCCGGTCCTACCGGTACGCCATTGGCTTTTGCCCAGCGGATAAAGTCCATAACGATTAAAAAGTAACCGGGAAAGCCCATTGATAAGATAACTTCGAGCTCATACTCTAAGCGTTCATCATATTTTTGGCGAATATCCTGCCAATTGTCACCGCGTTCCTCAATCGGAAATAGTTTATCCAATCGATTATTAAGACCCCGTATTGACTCCGCGCGAAAAAACGATTCAATCGTCTCGCCTTCAGGCACAGGAAAATCGGGCAGGACGTTAATACCAAGGGTCAAGGTCACATTACAGCGAGTTGCCAAACGCAAAGTATTGTCAATCACCTGTGGAAGATCAGCAAATAAATGCTCCATCTGCGCTTGGGTCTTAAGATATTGCTCATCTGAATAAGTTTGCGGACGATTGAGGTCAGCGAGCACGTAGGAGCCTGCGATACAAACGCGCGCTTCATGAGCATCAAAATCGTCTTGCTCTAAGAAGCGTACGTCGTTATGGGCAATGATAGGAATATTATGTTTGGCACCTGAGTGGATAGCAGCCTGAATGAAGGCATCTTCCCCTGAGCGATTGGTACGCTTGATGGCAAAGTATAAACGATCATCAAACTGTGCTT
The nucleotide sequence above comes from Psychrobacter sp. P2G3. Encoded proteins:
- the cysE gene encoding serine O-acetyltransferase, coding for MSLPTALFKSLASIKQDLKEDIDAVFNRDPAARNSLEVILTYPGIHALILHRGAHCLWQNEQKLAARVISYGSRIITGIEIHPAAKIGKRFFIDHGVGVVIGETAEIGNDVTLYHGVTLGGVSWNNGKRHPTLEDGVIVGAGAKVLGPFTVGKNAKIGSNAVVVKAVPAGATMVGSAARMISEHHDEKGNPITTKVDDAKQQEKAAQAAQPKTTTQSTARATAFQAYGIDPSSQDPVAEAFAKMLDHIQQSERRLDQLQEAMCKIDPDFCQKEYDKLCLEDLDVIDREDVDEAGDKQQ
- a CDS encoding PACE efflux transporter; protein product: MITLGPIKRRVLYVTLFEIFAVMLTTFILVVLSGSDTKQSLILAVIIAITAVVWNFIYNTLFEYWERRNKIKARTFKIRSVHAIFFEGGLTLVCLPLYMFWYGVGIWTALTMEISLTMSFLVYTFVFTLLFDKVFTLPYQAIAAEKSA
- a CDS encoding 2-amino-4-hydroxy-6-hydroxymethyldihydropteridine diphosphokinase, which codes for MMHKALTGLNLETLKKRPPEQLQAQSVTAVLLALGSNYKAEYYLPRVRQSLAALGDIQLSTAFQNPDFTSTKEQPKPDYTNQCVYLALKSEMTLQQLQQVFKQFECDCDRQRLTEPTALNQIKQVSMDIDILLIKTVLNENSLSNKTTSEWPEQWIVMADRYPFKAHERAGVEELILNGFLKG
- the folB gene encoding dihydroneopterin aldolase — protein: MFHTESDVVFVKGLKVEAVIGVYAWERAITQPLLIDIALETDISRAAASDDVNDALNYKAVCDDVSEWCQAIKAQLLEHLAGQIADKLLAKYNCHKITLSIAKPTAIKQADAVGVQITRYANTIEDQPIKEKANDA
- a CDS encoding glucose 1-dehydrogenase, giving the protein MARLQDKVIIITGAAQGMGETHARLCMEEGAKVVLTDINVEKGEALEKELGDNALFIKHDVTNGEDWAQVVNATQDKFGKIDVLVNNAGITTHKSILDTSLDDYRKILEINQVSVFLGMKAVIPTMKDAKQGSIINISSINGLVGGAIGYTDSKFAVRGMTKAAALECAPHGIRVNSIHAGVIATPMIMQGDTKDAVDAFAKTIPMRRVAQPEEVSGMVLFLASDDSSYSTGSEFIVDGGLTAQ
- the rarD gene encoding EamA family transporter RarD; the protein is MTTQNEVKKPVVPIKTTRSGIVTALIAFCIWGAFPLYFKQLVAYDATEIIGHRIIWTFACLLIVVVVTKRWQWIGILKQNPKWIALTFLSGIIIATNWLTYVWAVNHDQILEASLGYFIGPLVGVALSMILFKERLRTLQWVAIGFALLSVVIQVVMLGNLPWLSLILAFSFSTYGTIQRQTPLTPVDAMFVETTMLVPIFVWWFWQSDVVSSQLSFWFTPSIWLLMIAGPITLIPLLLFNRSTKLVAYSILSFMTYLTPTFIFLLAVFYYKEPFDLQRLAVFGLIWLGLLLFSIDLWRHRPSKALKAARLREEALQQVK
- a CDS encoding Hpt domain-containing protein produces the protein MTGADVKNNIMNNDLDNSLDNDIINHEQFEDMRDLFEEDFAELIQTYITDSQQRIVTLRATQAADDNANGFEAAHALKGASANIGATQLVALSDQLQEYCRERKINQQAALIENISLALQYAEQEINKRMSY
- a CDS encoding bifunctional prephenate dehydrogenase/3-phosphoshikimate 1-carboxyvinyltransferase; this translates as MNSQQKNQNNNKQQHLNAQSPLFKQVCVIGLGLIGASLAQAIKDNGLSERLVAVDRHAPSLEEAIQHGLLDAGSSILGDVVNGSDLIVIAVPVQAVQAVFVDIKNAMDRGQLATDCIITDVCSTKVNIIEAAKTVFTILPTGLVPAHPIAGAENSGYHARRATLFINHSVIICELPTTSPVAVIKLRQLWEAVGATVMAMAADHHDAILAHTSHLPHLLAFNLVEQLASHDDNLDMFRYAAGGFRDFTRIAASDPKMWHDIFFANQSAIVSALDEYSVYLQDIRQLIIDKDSTALMGLLGRAQAARRHFGHMLASTPYTDTSAMSASYLISPSNTVTGTIAIPGDKSISHRSIMLGSLATGVTNVTGFLEGEDALATLQAFRDMGVSIEGPDKGKLTIHGVGMNGLKPSKTPLYMGNSGTSMRLLSGILAAQAFDSVLIGDTSLNKRPMERVAAPLREMGAVIQSTGHSGTAPLSITGRDNVGKPLQGIEYDMPVASAQVKSCLLLAGLWSEGTTTVTQPEVSRDHTERMLSAFGYPVNVDGNRISVEGGGTLTGGDIAVPADISSAAFFMVAAAISQDSELTLTQVGINPTRTGIIDILKLMQANISLSNETHVGGEPVADITIRSSNLVGIEIPEYLVPLAIDEFPVLFIAASCAQGRTVLTGAKELRVKESDRIAVMAEGLQTLGVDCTVTEDGLIIEGQGIQSQNGEVNNNQPVFGGGHITSHHDHRIAMSFAVASLRASQQITIEGVETVNTSFPGFAELANQIGMSIQVDHGDA
- a CDS encoding RNA methyltransferase — its product is MSTSSLPASPTPSISTVTDYLSCLQVVMVNTTLPANIGSAARAMHTMGLSRLTVVDPKLPIDETSVSHAAGGSELLSSALIAPTLESAIADCQLVFAASSRSRHLPRPVVTPTQAAKIMFDFIDRQSTFSTDKPNIAILFGREDRGLTNEELAYADYHVQIDANPAYPVLNVASAVQVIASFIFAYAQTHIKTDSEADYDKLDVTDSLETIGQPMLNTYTRQQWDEPAITQQQLQQLTERTTALMVQRKLADSENLKSLPSRLSRLGSRIQLDQKEYQLLSALIAKLAKD
- a CDS encoding YtoQ family protein, with the protein product MNWNVYLSGEIHTDWRQKIMQGVKDHGLAITFTSAVTEHEASDAAGDVLGREENGFWRDHKSSKVNAIRTKNMIQKCDIAIIRFGDKYKQWNAAFDAGYCAALGKPYITLHAEDIIHPLKEVDAAAMAWAQTPEQVVELLKYVTSGS